The following nucleotide sequence is from Catonella massiliensis.
GGGCTTTTAAGTAAAGAAGGCTATGCGATAACTAATGAGCTTAGTGAAGCTGACTATGCCATAGTAAATAGCTGCTGCTTCATTGGGGATGCAAAAGAAGAAAGTATAAATACAATTATAGAAATAGGGGAACTTAAAAAAGAAGGTAAGCTTAAAGGACTCATTGTGACAGGCTGTCTTGCACAAAGATACCAGTCAATGATTACTGATGAACTTCCTGAGGCAGATGCTGTTATAGGTACAACTGCTTATGATAACATTGTATCTGCCATTGCTGAGATAAAGTCTAAAAATGGCTTAGCTGATAAATCTCTCTACATAGAGGACCTTGAAAGGCTGGCTGGAGGAGAGGAACACAGACTCGTGCCTGCCGGAGAGATTTCATCTTATATTAAGATAGCGGAAGGCTGTAACAAACGCTGCACTTACTGTATTATTCCGTATATCCGTGGTAATTATAGAAGTATTCCTATGGAAACAATTGTTAAAGAGGCAGAAGAGTTGGCTAAACAGGGAACAAAAGAGCTTCTTTTGGTGGCTCAGGAGACTACACTGTATGGAGTTGACATTTACGGTAAGAAAGCACTTCCTGATTTAGTTCACGAATTATCAGAAATAAGTGGAATTGAATGGATAAGACTGTTATACTGTTATCCGGAAGAAATAACAGATGAGATAATTGAAGCAATCAAGAATGAAAAAAAGGTCTGTCATTACATAGATTTGCCTATTCAGCATAGTTCTGATGCAATTCTAAGGAAAATGGCAAGAAAGACAAATCAGGCTGAACTGAGGGAGAGAATTGCTAAACTTCGTAAAGAGATACCTGATATCACCCTTAGGACTACACTTATCACAGGTTTCCCGGGTGAAACTGAAGAAGACTTTAAGGAGCTTTACAACTTTGTAGACGAGATGGAATTTGACCGTCTGGGGGTGTTTACATATTCTGCCGAGGAGGGTACTCCTGCTGCTGAAATGGATGGTCAGGTAGACGAAGAAGTAAAAACCGCCAGAAGGAATGAAATAATGGAGCTTCAGCAGGAGATATCGGCTGAAAAAGCAGAGGGTAGAATAGGGAAGGTCTATGAAGTCCTTGTTGAAGGCACGGTACCTGTTGATTCTGTTAATGGCGAGGCTTTTGCTTCAATTATGGAGGTAAACGAAGATGGAAAGAAAGTCTATATAGGAAGAACCTATATGGATGCTCCTGATGTTGACGGACAGGTGTTTTTTGAATCTGACTACGAAATTATGTCAGGTGAGCTTGTGGAGGTTGAAATAATTGCCTCAGACGAGTATGATTTATTTGGAGTATTGATTTAGGAGGAGATAATATGAATCTGCCTAATAAGATTACGGTATTCAGGATACTTATGATACCATTTTTTGTGGCATGTATGCTTATTAAAGAAATCCCATATCATGAGATTATAGCGGGAGTAATATTTATAATTGCTGCACTTTCAGACCTTGTTGACGGCAAGATAGCAAGACGATTTAATCTTGTCACCAATTTTGGTAAGTTTATGGATCCGCTTGCGGATAAGCTGCTTGTTCAGTCTGCCCTGCTTTGCTTTGTTGCGAACGGACTTTTACCTGCCTGGATTGCAATTGTTATAATGAGCAGGGAGTTTATTATAAGCGGTTTTAGGCTTGTTGCTGCAGATAAAGGAATAGTGATAGCGGCTGGTTACCTGGGAAAGCTTAAAACCGTATTTCAGATGGTGATGAGTGTTATGTTGATTTTCCATTTTTCTCATCCTGTTTGGCTTGCTACGGAGCAGATTTTTATATGGGGTTCACTCATACTGACAATTGTTTCACTTATTGATTATTTTATCAAAAATAAAGATGTGCTAAAGGAAACAAAGTAATGAAACTTGAAGAAGAGGTAGTTCAAAGGCTATTAGAGAAAAAATTAACAATTACAACGGCAGAGTCCTGCACAGGAGGACTAATAGGTGCCACTATTGTAAATGTATCCGGTGCTTCAGGCTGTTTTAACGAGGGCTATATTACTTATGCAAATGAAGCAAAAGTGAGGCTTTTAGGAGTGAAGGAAGAAAACATAAGTAAATACGGCGTGGTCAGCGATATAGTTGTTAAAGAGATGGCAAAAGGGGCATTAAAGTCTGCTTCTGCCGACATAGCGGTAGCTGTATCGGGGATAGCAGGCCCGCTTGGCGGTAGCCCTTCAAAGCCTGTAGGTACTGTGTTTATTGGTCTTTGCATTAAGGATAAAAATACGAAAGCTCTGTCTTGTAGAGCCTATGAATTTCATTTTCAGGGTGATAGAACAGAGATTAGACATAAAACTGTACAGGAAGCATTAAAAATTATTCTATCTGCCACATAATTGACAACAACCCTCCTTATTCTATATATGTGATAATAGGAAAGGAGGGTTCAATGTTTAAAAAATTAAGAGGAATTATATTGTGTGTAGTAGCCGCTTCCCTGGTTTTGACTTCGTGTGGAAACAAAGCGGATAATGATAAAAAAGAAGCTTCTAAAACTGAATCATCTGTCGGAAATTCTGTAAATGGTTCATCAAGTGTAGTAAATACTGTGATAAAAGTTCCTGAAAAGGGTGGAAATTCTAAGCATATAAGCATTACTCAGCAAAAGGTGACCATATATTCTGTTGATGCTGAAAGTGATAAGATACAAGCTAAAAACAGTATGATAACCATAAAGGAAGAACTGATACCTCAGGATATTATTGATGCTGTATTGTTTGAACTTGATGACTTGATAGATGGTGATGCAATTGCTAATACCTTGACAGACAAGGATTCTGTTACGATAAATTTTATTACCAAGAACAAAGACTACCCTTTTGGAAAGAAGTCTCAGGTAGAGGATGTTGTTGTACTTGATTGCATATCGTACAGTATATTTGACAATTTTAAGGATTTTAAGAAAATTTATTTTAAATTGAATGGAGAGGCATTTAGGTCGAAACAGCTTAAGCTGTCAGATACTAAGCCGTTTATGATAAATGAGTAAAGTATTGGTAATAGGTGCCGGAGCTGCCGGTAGCATGGCTGCTATATTTGCGGCGAGGGCGGGAAATGATGTCATTGTATTTGAAAAAAATGCCAAGACCGGTAAGAAGATTTATATTACAGGTAAGGGGCGCTGTAACCTTACTAATGCTGTAGAAAATGAGGAGCTTATAAAGAACACCATACGGAATCCTAAGTTTATGTACAGTGCCTACTCAGCATTTTCAAGTAACGACACTATTGGTTTCTTTGAGAAACTAAATTGTCCGATAAAGGTAGAGAGAGGAAATAGGGCATTTCCCGAAAGTGACCATTCCTCAGATATAATCAAAGCACTTGATAAGGCAATGGAAGAGGCAGGGGTCAAAGTCAGATATAATACACCTGTAGAACAGCTTGTTATCAGTGATGATGGAGCCACTATAAAGGGTATTAAACTAAGAGATGGTAAGATGGTTGAAGCCGATAAGGTTATTGTGGCTACAGGTGGAATATCCTACAGGTCAACAGGCTCAACAGGGGATGGGTATGAGTTTGCAAAGCAGGCAGGGCATACCGTCAAAGATTTAAGGCCCAGTCTTGTAGCCCTTGAGGTAAAAGAGAGCTTTGTAAAAGAACTTGAAGGTCTTTCACTAAAAAATGTCAGAGTTATAGTTAAGAACGGTAAGAAGACTTTGTTTAATGAACTAGGCGAGATGCTATTTACCAGAAACGGCGTAAGCGGTCCTCTTATTCTCTCTGCAAGCAGTATTGCAGGTGACATATTTTATAGTGAGGGTGGAGAGTTAAGTATAGACTTAAAGCCTGCACTTACTGAGGATGAACTGGACGCAAGACTTCTTAGGGATTTTACTGAGTTTAGGGCTAAGGCGCTTAAGAATGCTCTTGATAAGCTCTTGCCTAAAAGCCTAATTCCTGTTTTTCTAGAGAGAACAAAAATTAATACAGAAAAAAAGGCAGGGGACTTAACTAAATCAGAAAGAAGTGTTATAATAGGGTTGCTTAAGCATTTTACACTGCAGGTAACAGGGCTTAGAGGCTATGAAGAAGCAGTTATAACAAAAGGTGGAGTATCTGTTAAAGAAATCAATCCTAAAACAATGGAGTCTAAGTTAGTGAAAGGACTTTATTTTGTTGGAGAGGTCTTGGATGTAGATGCTCTTACCGGTGGATTTAACCTGCAGATTGCGTGGTCTACAGGTGTAGTTGCAGGTAGTGATATTATTTAATTAAGGGGGTATTACAATGAATAAGCTAAACACAGACAAGGCACCGGCAGCAATCGGACCATACAGCCAGGGTGTAGAGGTACAGGGACTTGTATTTACAAGTGGTCAGATACCAATCAATCCGGCAGTAGGAAAGATTGAGGCAGAGGGAATTGAGGCTCAGGCAGAACAGTCTTGCAAGAATGTTGAGGCTGTACTTGAAGCAGCAGGTCTTTCTATGAATGATGTAGTAAAGACAACCTGTCTGCTTGCCAACATGGAAGACTTTGCGGTATTTAATAAAGTATATGAGAAATACTTTATTAGCAAGCCTGCAAGATCCTGCTTTGCAGTAAAAGCACTTCCGGCAGGTGCATTGGTTGAGATTGAAGCTATTGCTTCTAAGTAAAATAATGAGGGACAAACGGAGCCTCACTTCGTTTGTCCTTTAATCAAACTAAGAGGATATAATGAACAAAGAAATAGCAATTGACGGACCTGCGGGGGCCGGTAAAAGTACCATAGCAAAAAGAGTGGCCGAAAAGTTAGGACTAATCTATGTAGATACAGGTGCTATGTTTAGAGCGATTGCCCTTTACATGACGGGAAAGTGTGTCAAAAGCAATGAGACTGACAAAGTTAAAGAAGAGTTAAATAACATCCGTCTTGACATAGTCTATGAAAATGGTGAACAGCAGATTATATTAAATGATGAAAATGTGAGCAGGCTTATTAGAAATCCTGAAATAAGTAAGGCTGCATCTTCATTTGCACAGGTTCCCGAGGTAAGGGAAAGGCTTTTAATACTGCAAAGAGAACTGGCTGACAAAAGACCTGTAGTTATGGATGGAAGAGACATAGGTACAAAGGTACTTCCTTCTGCGGCGGTTAAGATATTTTTAACTGCAGATGTGAGGGTTAGGGCCGAGAGAAGATATAAAGAACTTACTGATAAAGGTGAAAAGGTTAATTTAGAAGACATTATGTCCGATATAAAGAGTAGGGATGAGCAGGATATGAATAGAAAGGTTTCACCTCTTGTACAGGCCGGTGATGCTGTGTTGGTTGATACATCTTCACTTAGCATTGATGAAGTGGTTGATACCATAATAAAAATAGCCTGTGACAAGAATCCTGACTTTATCTAGAGTCTCTTAGAAAGGGAAACTATATTTGGAAATTAAGGTTGCTAAGAATGCAGGTTTTTGTTTTGGTGTAAAGCGGGCCATAGAGCTTGTCAACAAACTTTCATCTGAAGGAAAGCCTGTATACACTTATGGAGATATTATCCATAATGAGAGTGTGGTAAAGGAGCTTGAAGAAAAGGGAGTAAGGGTTGTAAATGACTTGGATGAGCTAAAGAACCTTGAAAAGGGAACTTTGGTTATAAGATCTCACGGAATACCTAAGTCTGATTACGATAAGTTAGCTGATTTGGGAGCTGAATTTCAAGATGCTACCTGTCCCTTTGTAAAAAAGATACATAAGCTTGCAAGGGAGTATTCAGAGGAGCCTGACAATCAAATTGTCATTGTAGGCTCAAGAAATCATCCTGAGGTTATAGGTATAAAGGGCTGGTGCCTGACTGAGCCGGTTATATTTGAAACTAAGGAGGAAGCCGAGGCTTATAACGGAAATCCTTTAAAGAAACATGTTATTTTGGCTCAAACTACATTTAATTTAAATAAATTTCAAGATATAGTTGAAATTTTAGAGAAAAAGAGATATTATAGTATTGTTTTGAATACTATCTGCGATGCTACATCAAAAAGGCAGACTGAAACGGAAAAACTTGCGGGAGAAGCAGATGCAATGATAGTTGTTGGTGGCAGACATAGCTCCAACACCCAAAAATTATACGATATATGTATAAAAAAATGTGTTGATACTTACTATATACAGACACCTGAGGACTTGGATATAAGGAAACTAAGACTTTTTCGTTGCGTAGGTATTACAGCAGGGGCTTCAACCCCAAATAATATTATTGAGGAGGTTCGGACCAGAATGGCTGAAATGAGTTTTGAAGAAATGCTTGAGGAGTCTTTAAAGACTACCAGACACAACGGAGAGGTGGTAGAAGGAACTGTAATAGCTGTTAAGGAAGATGAGATTATCCTTAACATTGGATATAAAGCAGATGGAATTCTTACAAAGAGTGAATATTCCAACACTCCTACTGACCTTACTACTGTTGCTAAGGTTGGAGATAAGATGGAAGTTAAGGTACTTAAGCTTAATGACGGAGATGGACAGGTGCTTCTTACATATAAGCGCCTTGCTGCAGAAAAGGGCAATAAGCGCCTTGAAGAAGCTTTTAACAACAAAGAGGTACTTAAGGCTAAGGTTAGCCAGGTACTTAATGGTGGTTTAAGCGTAGTAGTTGATGAGGCTAGGGTATTTATCCCTGCAAGCCTTGTATCAGATACTTATGAGAAGAATCTTGATAAGTACGCTGGTGAGGAAATTGAGTTTGTTATCAGCGAGTTCAATCCTAAGAAGAGAAGGGTTATCGGTGATAGAAAGCAGATTCTTACAGCTAAGAAGAATGAGCTTAAGAAGGCTCTTTTCGAGAAGCTCGCAGTTGGACAGGTTGTTGACGGAACAGTTAAGAATGTAACTGATTTCGGTGCATTTATAGATCTTGGCGGAGCAGATGGACTTCTCCACATCTCAGAGATGAGCTGGGGACATATCGAGAATCCTAAGAAGGTATTCAAGGTTGGCGATATGGTTAAGACCTTCGTTAAAGATATTCAGGGTGAGAAGATTGCTTTAAGCCTTAAGTTTGAAGATCAGAACCCATGGGCGGGTGCAGAAGAGAAATTTGCAGTAGGTAAGATTGTTACCGGTAAGGTTGCCCGTATGACTGACTTTGGTGCATTTATTGAGCTTGAGCCGGGTGTAGATGCTCTTCTCCACGTATCACAGATTGCTAATAATCATGTTGAGAAGCCAAGCGACGTACTTAAGACAGGCGAGGAAGTGACAGCAAAGGTTGTTGATTT
It contains:
- a CDS encoding CinA family protein, with amino-acid sequence MKLEEEVVQRLLEKKLTITTAESCTGGLIGATIVNVSGASGCFNEGYITYANEAKVRLLGVKEENISKYGVVSDIVVKEMAKGALKSASADIAVAVSGIAGPLGGSPSKPVGTVFIGLCIKDKNTKALSCRAYEFHFQGDRTEIRHKTVQEALKIILSAT
- the pgsA gene encoding CDP-diacylglycerol--glycerol-3-phosphate 3-phosphatidyltransferase translates to MNLPNKITVFRILMIPFFVACMLIKEIPYHEIIAGVIFIIAALSDLVDGKIARRFNLVTNFGKFMDPLADKLLVQSALLCFVANGLLPAWIAIVIMSREFIISGFRLVAADKGIVIAAGYLGKLKTVFQMVMSVMLIFHFSHPVWLATEQIFIWGSLILTIVSLIDYFIKNKDVLKETK
- a CDS encoding RidA family protein yields the protein MNKLNTDKAPAAIGPYSQGVEVQGLVFTSGQIPINPAVGKIEAEGIEAQAEQSCKNVEAVLEAAGLSMNDVVKTTCLLANMEDFAVFNKVYEKYFISKPARSCFAVKALPAGALVEIEAIASK
- the cmk gene encoding (d)CMP kinase; the encoded protein is MNKEIAIDGPAGAGKSTIAKRVAEKLGLIYVDTGAMFRAIALYMTGKCVKSNETDKVKEELNNIRLDIVYENGEQQIILNDENVSRLIRNPEISKAASSFAQVPEVRERLLILQRELADKRPVVMDGRDIGTKVLPSAAVKIFLTADVRVRAERRYKELTDKGEKVNLEDIMSDIKSRDEQDMNRKVSPLVQAGDAVLVDTSSLSIDEVVDTIIKIACDKNPDFI
- the rimO gene encoding 30S ribosomal protein S12 methylthiotransferase RimO, with the translated sequence MTEKIYLVSLGCDKNLVDSEIMLGLLSKEGYAITNELSEADYAIVNSCCFIGDAKEESINTIIEIGELKKEGKLKGLIVTGCLAQRYQSMITDELPEADAVIGTTAYDNIVSAIAEIKSKNGLADKSLYIEDLERLAGGEEHRLVPAGEISSYIKIAEGCNKRCTYCIIPYIRGNYRSIPMETIVKEAEELAKQGTKELLLVAQETTLYGVDIYGKKALPDLVHELSEISGIEWIRLLYCYPEEITDEIIEAIKNEKKVCHYIDLPIQHSSDAILRKMARKTNQAELRERIAKLRKEIPDITLRTTLITGFPGETEEDFKELYNFVDEMEFDRLGVFTYSAEEGTPAAEMDGQVDEEVKTARRNEIMELQQEISAEKAEGRIGKVYEVLVEGTVPVDSVNGEAFASIMEVNEDGKKVYIGRTYMDAPDVDGQVFFESDYEIMSGELVEVEIIASDEYDLFGVLI
- a CDS encoding BaiN/RdsA family NAD(P)/FAD-dependent oxidoreductase; translated protein: MSKVLVIGAGAAGSMAAIFAARAGNDVIVFEKNAKTGKKIYITGKGRCNLTNAVENEELIKNTIRNPKFMYSAYSAFSSNDTIGFFEKLNCPIKVERGNRAFPESDHSSDIIKALDKAMEEAGVKVRYNTPVEQLVISDDGATIKGIKLRDGKMVEADKVIVATGGISYRSTGSTGDGYEFAKQAGHTVKDLRPSLVALEVKESFVKELEGLSLKNVRVIVKNGKKTLFNELGEMLFTRNGVSGPLILSASSIAGDIFYSEGGELSIDLKPALTEDELDARLLRDFTEFRAKALKNALDKLLPKSLIPVFLERTKINTEKKAGDLTKSERSVIIGLLKHFTLQVTGLRGYEEAVITKGGVSVKEINPKTMESKLVKGLYFVGEVLDVDALTGGFNLQIAWSTGVVAGSDII
- a CDS encoding bifunctional 4-hydroxy-3-methylbut-2-enyl diphosphate reductase/30S ribosomal protein S1 codes for the protein MEIKVAKNAGFCFGVKRAIELVNKLSSEGKPVYTYGDIIHNESVVKELEEKGVRVVNDLDELKNLEKGTLVIRSHGIPKSDYDKLADLGAEFQDATCPFVKKIHKLAREYSEEPDNQIVIVGSRNHPEVIGIKGWCLTEPVIFETKEEAEAYNGNPLKKHVILAQTTFNLNKFQDIVEILEKKRYYSIVLNTICDATSKRQTETEKLAGEADAMIVVGGRHSSNTQKLYDICIKKCVDTYYIQTPEDLDIRKLRLFRCVGITAGASTPNNIIEEVRTRMAEMSFEEMLEESLKTTRHNGEVVEGTVIAVKEDEIILNIGYKADGILTKSEYSNTPTDLTTVAKVGDKMEVKVLKLNDGDGQVLLTYKRLAAEKGNKRLEEAFNNKEVLKAKVSQVLNGGLSVVVDEARVFIPASLVSDTYEKNLDKYAGEEIEFVISEFNPKKRRVIGDRKQILTAKKNELKKALFEKLAVGQVVDGTVKNVTDFGAFIDLGGADGLLHISEMSWGHIENPKKVFKVGDMVKTFVKDIQGEKIALSLKFEDQNPWAGAEEKFAVGKIVTGKVARMTDFGAFIELEPGVDALLHVSQIANNHVEKPSDVLKTGEEVTAKVVDFNAETKKISLSIKALLAGTEEKEEKASDDSEDSQAE